A stretch of Candidatus Cloacimonadota bacterium DNA encodes these proteins:
- the fdhD gene encoding formate dehydrogenase accessory sulfurtransferase FdhD → ALIRENLLELAFGFLFSEGIIKDKKEIISYNFSFEEMYINFDLKIPDKRIQNFFETGEKTSGCGSTLSSSIIGKKNEFPEIKIDPQNILQLMKKMNEYSRLFKETGGVHSACLVQNDKIISYADDIGRHNAVDKVFGMAIIQNIDLTKCFLLTSGRISSEIVKKCIRVGIPVVISRSAPTSEAIRLGWEYKTFIIGFARGKRFNIYTGVDRNLFRK, encoded by the coding sequence GCGTTAATCCGTGAGAATTTACTGGAACTGGCTTTTGGTTTTTTATTTTCGGAAGGGATCATCAAGGATAAAAAGGAAATAATTTCTTATAATTTTAGTTTTGAGGAAATGTATATCAATTTTGATTTGAAAATTCCTGATAAAAGGATTCAGAACTTCTTTGAAACTGGAGAAAAAACTTCCGGTTGCGGTTCGACTTTATCATCATCAATCATAGGAAAAAAGAATGAATTTCCAGAAATAAAAATTGATCCCCAAAACATTTTGCAATTAATGAAAAAGATGAATGAGTATTCGAGATTATTTAAAGAAACGGGTGGAGTTCACAGCGCTTGTCTGGTTCAAAATGATAAGATAATTTCTTATGCAGATGATATTGGCAGACATAATGCAGTAGACAAAGTTTTCGGGATGGCTATTATACAAAATATTGATTTAACGAAATGTTTTCTTCTAACCAGCGGAAGAATTTCCTCAGAAATTGTGAAAAAATGTATCAGAGTTGGAATTCCTGTTGTAATTTCAAGATCAGCACCAACATCAGAAGCGATCAGGCTCGGTTGGGAATATAAAACTTTTATTATCGGATTTGCAAGAGGAAAGAGATTTAATATTTATACGGGAGTAGATCGGAACTTATTCCGAAAGTAG